The Neochlamydia sp. S13 genome has a segment encoding these proteins:
- a CDS encoding deoxyribonuclease IV — MTTKAENLLIGAHTSAAGGVQNALYEGQEIGATTIQLFTSNQRQWNAKPLMPEVIDAWYAALKETHLQKIMSHASYMINLGAPDPENLRKSREAFGLEIERCLKLSISFLNFHPGAAIDRDPQECLDRIVESLLTYEPLLQEGDTRLLLENTAGQGSAVGWRFEELAYIIDKVENRLPIGVCLDTCHLFAAGYDLSSTLACEETFKKFDQLVGFKHLYAFHLNDSLKGLGSRVDRHQYLGKGLIGMDCFKFLMNHPQTQAMPKYLETPKDPLIWKVEIQMLRDFVKS, encoded by the coding sequence ATGACAACAAAAGCCGAAAATCTTCTCATAGGAGCTCATACCTCGGCAGCTGGGGGAGTACAGAATGCTTTATATGAGGGACAAGAGATAGGAGCGACTACTATTCAGCTCTTTACCAGTAATCAAAGGCAGTGGAATGCAAAACCTTTAATGCCAGAGGTTATCGATGCTTGGTATGCGGCACTTAAAGAAACTCATTTGCAAAAAATTATGAGCCATGCTAGCTATATGATTAACCTGGGGGCACCGGATCCAGAAAATTTGAGAAAAAGTCGCGAAGCTTTTGGCCTTGAGATCGAGCGTTGTTTAAAGCTGAGTATTTCTTTTTTAAATTTTCATCCAGGTGCAGCGATTGATAGAGACCCTCAAGAATGCTTAGATAGAATCGTGGAGAGCTTGTTAACTTATGAGCCTCTTCTTCAAGAGGGGGATACTCGCTTACTTTTAGAAAATACTGCAGGGCAAGGGTCGGCAGTTGGCTGGCGTTTTGAGGAGTTAGCCTATATTATAGACAAAGTAGAGAATCGCCTGCCGATAGGGGTGTGCCTAGATACTTGCCACCTTTTTGCTGCCGGTTATGATTTAAGTTCGACTTTAGCTTGTGAGGAAACATTTAAAAAATTTGATCAACTGGTGGGTTTTAAACATCTATATGCCTTTCATCTTAACGATTCACTTAAAGGTTTAGGCTCCCGTGTAGATCGGCATCAATATCTGGGTAAAGGACTTATTGGCATGGATTGCTTTAAATTTTTAATGAATCATCCTCAAACTCAAGCGATGCCTAAATACCTTGAGACTCCCAAAGACCCCCTTATATGGAAAGTTGAAATTCAAATGCTACGAGACTTTGTAAAATCATGA